CGGGGCGTGATGGCGCGCTGGAGTTGTGCGGGTGTGATGCGAAAGCCCAACTCAGGTCCCGCCGGGATGATCACCGGCTCGGCGTCTGCCAGGAGCGCCATGTCGGGGTAGGACACCCAGTAGGGCGCCGGGATGACCACCTCGTCGCCGGGATCGAGGAGCGCCTGGAAGCAGTTGTAGATCGCCTGCTTGCCGCCGCCGCTCACAGCAATCTCGTCGCGCGAATACTCGAGCGCATTCTCGCGGGCGAATTTGGCGATGACGGCGTCCTTCAGGGCCCGCGTGCCGTCGACGGCGGTGTACTTGGTCTCGCCGCGGGCGATCGCCTGCACCGCTGCTTCCTTGATGTGGGCCGGGGTGTCAAAATCGGGTTCTCCCGCGCCCAGACCGATTACGTCGCGGCCCTCGGCCCGCATGGCGGCCGCCTTGGCCGTGACCACGACCGTCTGCGACGGCTTCGCCCGCGCGACACGCGCCGACAGCTCGATTCCCATGTGGCGATCCCCGTGTTCGCTGCCCAGAGAGACCCGATGGTAGAGCAAGTACGAGACGACCCCAACGAACGCGCGCACGGCGTGGCGACGGATGATCAGCGCCACCAGCATCTGGACGTGGCGGTGGCGCCCTATCGGTTGACGGGCAAGCGCTTCGACCTCGCCGCCACCTACGAGCCCGCGGGCGACCAGCCGGCGGCCATCGCCGAACTCGTGGAGGGGGTGGACGCAGGCCTCGCCCGCCAGACCCTGCTCGGTGTGACGGGCTCCGGTAAGACCTTTACCGTGGCCAACGTGGTGCACGCCGTGCAGCGACCGACCCTGATCCTGGCCCACAACAAGACCCTCGCGGCCCAGCTCTACGGGGAGATGCGCGACTTCTTTCCCAATAACGCCGTTGAGTACTTCGTCTCGTACTACGACTACTACCAGCCCGAGGCCTACGTGCCCGCCTCGGACACGTACATCGAGAAGGACGCCTCGATCAACCAGCACATCGAGCAGATGCGCCTGTCCGCGACCAAGGCTCTGCTCGAGCGACCGGATGCCATCATCGTCGCCACCGTGTCGGCCATCTACGGCCTGGGCGACCCCGGCCTGTACCTCGGCATGGTGCTGCACCTGGTGCGCGGCGACACCATCGACCAGCGCGAGCTCCTGCGCCGACTGGCGGAGATGCAGTACACGCGCAACGAGGTGGAGCTGCGCCAAGGCACCTACCGCGTGCGCGGCGACGTGATCGACGTATTTCCCGCCGAGTCCGAGATGCAGGCCGTGCGCATCGAGCTCTTCGACGACGAGATCGACTCGCTCGCCTTCTTCGATCCGCTGACGGGCGAAGTGTTGCGTAAGGTGCCGCGGCTCACGATCTACCCCAAAACCCACTACGTGACTCCGCGGGACGTGCTGCTGGAGGCGGTGGATAAGATCAAGGTGGAGCTGCGCGAGCGCTTGAACCAGCTCTACGATGCCAACAAATTGGTCGAGGCCCAGCGCCTCGAACAGCGCACGATGTTCGACATCGAGATGATCAACGAACTCGGCTATTGCTCGGGCATCGAGAACTACTCACGCTACCTCTCGGGACGCGAGGCGGGCCAGGCGCCGCCGACCCTGTTCGATTATCTGCCGGCCGACGCTTTGCTGATCGTGGACGAATCCCACGTGACCATCCCGCAGTTGGGCGCGATGTTTCGTGGCGACCGCTCGCGCAAGGAAACTCTCGTCGAATTCGGCTTCCGCTTGCCCTCGGCCCTCGACAATCGTCCGCTGCGCTTCGACGAGTGGGAGCAGCTGGCCCCGCAGATGCTGTTCATCTCCGCCACGCCGGGGCCCTACGAGAAGGCCAATGCGGATCAGACCGTCGAGCAGGTCGTGCGCCCGACCGGGCTGATCGATCCCGTCATCGAGGTGCGGCCCGTGGCGAGCCAGGTCGACGACGCGCTGTCGGAGATCAACCTGCGCGCCGCCGTGGACCAACGCGTGCTCATCACCACGCTCACCAAGCGCATGGCCGAGGACCTCACCGAGTACCTCAGCGAGCACGGCGTGCGCGTGCGCTACCTGCACTCCGATATCGACACGGTGGAGCGCACAGAGATCATTCGCGATCTGCGCCTGGGCAAGTTCGACGTGCTCGTGGGCATCAACCTGCTGCGCGAGGGGCTGGATATGCCCGAGGTGTCGCTGGTGACGATCCTCGACGCGGACAAGGAGGGGTTTCTGCGCTCGGAGGGATCGCTGATTCAGACCATCGGGCGTGCCGCGCGTCACGTCGACGGCAAGGCCATCCTCTACGCGGACAAGGTGACCGGCTCCATGGCCCGGGCGATCGAGGAGACCGAGCGGCGCCGCGAGAAGCAGCTCGAATTCAATAAGGAGCACGGCATCACGCCCCAGACCGTGCGCAAGGCGGTCGCCGACATCATGGAGGGGGCCTATCCCGGCGGCGGCGGACGGGGCCGGGATCGCAAGCGCGGTGCGAAGGACGCCAACGACAAGTACGCCAAGATGGCACCGGAGCAGCTCGCCAAGGAAATCGACAAGCTCGAGAAGCAGATGCTCAAGCACGCCCGCGAACTCGAGTTCGAGGAAGCGGCCAAGCTTCGCGATCAGATCGACAGGATCACCAAATCCGGACTGGGGCTCCAGTCGGGATAGCGCCACCGCACTCGGCCGTCCCAAGCCGCCGGTTACACCGCAAACCACCCGCTCGTTTGTGCGAGGCGTTTCTTTGGAACTCGACGCGGACTCGCGTACCATCCTGAGCGCGCCACTGATTTTTGGACGAAAGCCCTAATTCGCGATCGCTCGACCGTGAATTTCGGCCCCAAGGATCGAGATTCGTACGGGTTTGTACGTATGTGGAATCCGGCTTTCCGTGCTGATGGAGTCGGAGCTGGCCGCAATATCATCGGCGACGCACAACCATCCATGTGGGGAGAGATCATGGGATCAAGACAACACGATGCAACGGTGCGGGGTGGGATTAGCCTGCTCGCCGCCAGCATCATCGCCTGCACCGCGCAAGCTGCGGCACCTGTTACCGACTCGGCCATCGTCAACGATGCTGCAACGACGGGTGACGTCGTCAGCTACGGCATGGGCACGAAAGGGCAGCGCTTCAGCCCGCTCACGCAGATTAACTCCAACAACGTTGACGGCATGGTGCCGGCTTGGGCCTTCTCGTTCGGCGGCGAAAAGCAGCGTGGTCAGGAGTCTCAGCCTCTCGTCCACGACGGTAAGATCTTCGTCACGGGCTCGTACTCGCGCCTGTACGCAATCGATGCCCGCACCGGTGAGGAGCTGTGGCAGTACGAACACCGCCTGCCGGACGGCATCCTGCCGTGTTGTGACGTGGTCAACCGCGGTGCCGCGCTCTACGACGACCTGGTGATCTTCGGCACCCTGGACGCGCAGATCGTCGCCCTGAACCAAGACACCGGCAAGGTGGTTTGGAAGGAACGTATCGACGACTACAAGGCCGGCTACTCGCAGACGGCAGCCCCGCTGATCGTGAAGGGCATGGTCATCACCGGCGTGTCCGGCGGTGAGTTCGGCATCGTCGGCCGCGTGGAAGCGCGCGACGCGAAGACCGGCAAGATGGTCTGGACCCGCCCCACCGTCGAAGGCCACATGGGCTACATGAACGGTGAGGAGAACGGCATCAGCGGCGGCGCGGCCAACAAGACCTGGCCCGGCGACCTTTGGAAGACCGGTGGCGCAGCCACCTGGGCCGGCGGTACCTACGACCCCGACGTCGATCTGATTTTCTACGGCACCGGTAACCCGGCCCCGTGGAACGCGCACCTGCGCCCGGGCGACAACCTGTTCTCCACCTCCACGGTGGCGATCGATCCGGACGACGGCAAGATCAAGTGGCACTACCAGTTCACGCCGAACGACGGCTGGGACTACGACGGTGTGAACGAGACCGTGGCCTTCGACTACAAGAAACGTCGCAAGACCATCAAGGCTGCTGGTCACGCCGATCGCAACGGCTTCTTCTACGTCCTCAACCGCAAGAACGGCAAGCTGCTGAACGCGTTCCCGTTCGTCGATCGTATCGACTGGGCCGAAGGCATCGACCTGAAGACCGGCCGTCCGATTGAAACCGGTCGTCGCCCTGGCGATCCCGCTGACAGCGTCGACGGCAAGAAGGGTGAGGACGTCTTCGTGGCACCTTCCTTCCTCGGCGGCAAGAACTGGATGCCGATGGCTTACAGCCCCGACACCGGTTACTTCTACGTACCCGCCAACGAGTGGGGCATGGACCTGTGGAACGAGCCCGTCGCCTACAAGCGCGGCGCTGCGTACCTCGGTGCAGGCTTTACCATCAAGCCCGTCTTCGACGACTACATCGGCGCCCTGCGTGCCTTCGATCCGAAGACCGGCGAGAAGGTGTGGGAAGTGAAGAACCAGGCGCCCCTGTGGGGCGGCGTGATGGCCACCGCAGGTAACCTCGTCTTCACGGGCACGCCTGAGGGTTACCTGAAGGCCTTCGATGCCAAGACGGGCGAGGAACTGTGGAAGTTCCAGACCGGTTCTGGCGTGGTCGGCTCGCCGATCACCTGGGAGATGGACGGTGACCAGTACGTGGCCGTGGCCTCGGGCTGGGGCGGTGCCGTGCCCCTGTGGGGCGGCGATGTGGCGAAGACGGTCAAGTACCTGAACCAGGGCGGTAGCCTGTGGGTGTTCAAGCTGCCGTCCAGCGTCCGCGCGGCTAGCACCAACTAAGTGAACCACTGTGAGCGTCACCGGGAGGGGGAACCTCCCGGTGCGCTCACGGCCCAACAACCGTAGACCAAGACTCGTAGGCGCTGGGTGACACCCGTGGTGGCACCTTGGGCAAGGAAGAGGACGATGAGCATCAAGAACCGCAAAGCTGCAGCACTGGCTGCTGGTGCATTGACCGGCGCGCTGGCGTCCGTCGTGGCCTTCGGGCACGGCGACGTGACTCCGCAGCCGATCGACACCACCCACTTGCCCCAGTTGGGCGAGGAGTGGCTGGAACTGAATCCCTTCGAGGGCAATGCCGATGCGATCGAACTGGGTTCGTCGGCCTACAATCAGAACTGTGCTCGCTGCCACGGCCTCGGGGCCGTCAGCGGTGGCATCGCGCCGGACTTGCGCGAATTGCCGTCGGACGCCGAGGGCGATGAGTGGTTCATCTACCGTGCGCGCAACGGCGCCATCCGCAACGGCATCACTTACATGCCGAAGTTCGAGGGCATATTGAGTCAAGAGGCGCTGTGGTCGATTCGCGCCTGGCTCGTGACCAAAGCCGTGGAGAGTTGACGGTTGATGCGTCTTAGTGTGGCTCTGCAGACCCTGGCCTTCGCCGGGGTTTGCGCATTCTGGGGGACGGTCGGTGTGGCCCAGGAGGTCCCGGCGACGCAACGTCCTGGCGAGCTTTCCGTGGCCGTGTACGCCGATTACCCGCCGTTCTCCTCGCGCAGCCCCGAGGGGCGCCTCGTCGGCATCGACGTGGATATCGCCCACGCCCTGGCGGAAGCTTTGGGGCTACGTCTTTCCCTTCGTGAGCAGGGCGCCGACGAATCCGTCGAGGACGACCTGCGCAACGCGGTGTGGAAGGGACACTACCTGGGCGGCGGTACGGCGGACGTGATGTTGCACGTGCCGATCGATCCGGTGTTCGCGGCGCGTAACGATCAGGTGGCCTTCGTGGCGCCTTACTATCGCGAGCACGTCCTGATGGCTTTTCGGGAAGACAAGGTCGCAGAGGGCGAGGTGACCCCCGGCAGCATGGTGTCGCTCACCGTCGGCGTGGAGATCGACACGTTGGCCGATACGTTCCTGTTGAGCGCCATGGGCGGTCGACTGCGGGAGAACGTGCGTCACTACGCAACGATGCCCCTGGCCGTGGAGGCACTGCTCGCGGGCGAAGTGGATGCGGTGGTTGGCAACTCGGTGGAAGTGCAGTCGTTCGCCGGGCAGGCGCCGGGCATTGCCCTGAGTCGTGTGGCATTGCCTGGGTTGCGCACCACTCAGTGGGATCTCGGTGCTGCCGTCAAGGCGCAGGCCGGTGATGACCTCGGCGCCCGCCTGAACGAGGCGATGGTCGACTTGCAGCAATCTGGTCAGCTCGATCTGATCTTCCGGCGCCACGGCGCGGATCGTGTCGCCGCCGGGATCAGCCCGCGCTAGCGACGGGCGAGCGGACGCGTCTTTGGAGTTTTGATGAACACATCACGCCTGTATCGCTTGCCCCTGGCGGGACTGCTCTTGTCAGCGGGTGCCCTCGCGCTGGCGGACGCAACCCACCAATCCACGCCGGTCGATCCGTTGGGGTCGCCCATGTGGAACACGATGCACGACCGGGTGCTCGACGGCTTGCCCTACGTATTCGACGAACGGGTGGAAGTGCTGGCACCGCCCGCGGCTGAGAACCCTGCCAACGTGCCGGTGATGGTCCGCGTCGACGGGCTGCCCAACGTCCAGCGAATGGTTGTGTTCACCGACCTCAACCCGATCCAGAAGGTGCTCGAGTACATCCCCGAGCGCCTCAGCGCGTCGATCGGCCTGCGCCTGAAGTTGGAGCAAGCGAGCCCCGTTCGCGCGGCCGTGTTGACCGACGAGGGGATCTGGCACGTCGGCGGCATGTGGGTGGACGCCGCCGGAGGCGGGTGCACCGCGCCGAGCAACGGTCGCGCGCAAGGCAATTGGGCCGAGACCCTGGGGCAGATCAGCTATCGCACCTGGGCCGATGAGGATCGCTTGCGCCGCCTGCGCGTGCGTGTGATGCATCCTATGGACACGGGGCTCGCTCCGGGTATCCCCGCCTTCTACATCGAGCGCCTGGAACTGCATGACGAGGAGGGTGAGCTGCTAGGCCGCCTGTTGACCTACGAGCCGATCAGCGAGAACCCCTTCTTCACCTTGGATTTCGGTCAGGGTCAGGAGGCCGTCAAGGCGGTCCGCCTCAGTGGCCGGGACATCAACGGCAACCGCTTCGAGCAACGGATCGAGTAGTGGGCGAGCGAGCGCAGAACTGGTTGGGTCTCGGACTCGCGTTAGTGGTGGCGTGCGCCGCCCAAGCGCAGCAGGCCGACGACCGCTACGCCTACACACTCGATGCCACGCAGATTGCGGACGGCACC
This Pseudomonadota bacterium DNA region includes the following protein-coding sequences:
- a CDS encoding aminotransferase class I/II-fold pyridoxal phosphate-dependent enzyme, which encodes MGIELSARVARAKPSQTVVVTAKAAAMRAEGRDVIGLGAGEPDFDTPAHIKEAAVQAIARGETKYTAVDGTRALKDAVIAKFARENALEYSRDEIAVSGGGKQAIYNCFQALLDPGDEVVIPAPYWVSYPDMALLADAEPVIIPAGPELGFRITPAQLQRAITPR
- the uvrB gene encoding excinuclease ABC subunit UvrB, whose amino-acid sequence is MVEQVRDDPNERAHGVATDDQRHQHLDVAVAPYRLTGKRFDLAATYEPAGDQPAAIAELVEGVDAGLARQTLLGVTGSGKTFTVANVVHAVQRPTLILAHNKTLAAQLYGEMRDFFPNNAVEYFVSYYDYYQPEAYVPASDTYIEKDASINQHIEQMRLSATKALLERPDAIIVATVSAIYGLGDPGLYLGMVLHLVRGDTIDQRELLRRLAEMQYTRNEVELRQGTYRVRGDVIDVFPAESEMQAVRIELFDDEIDSLAFFDPLTGEVLRKVPRLTIYPKTHYVTPRDVLLEAVDKIKVELRERLNQLYDANKLVEAQRLEQRTMFDIEMINELGYCSGIENYSRYLSGREAGQAPPTLFDYLPADALLIVDESHVTIPQLGAMFRGDRSRKETLVEFGFRLPSALDNRPLRFDEWEQLAPQMLFISATPGPYEKANADQTVEQVVRPTGLIDPVIEVRPVASQVDDALSEINLRAAVDQRVLITTLTKRMAEDLTEYLSEHGVRVRYLHSDIDTVERTEIIRDLRLGKFDVLVGINLLREGLDMPEVSLVTILDADKEGFLRSEGSLIQTIGRAARHVDGKAILYADKVTGSMARAIEETERRREKQLEFNKEHGITPQTVRKAVADIMEGAYPGGGGRGRDRKRGAKDANDKYAKMAPEQLAKEIDKLEKQMLKHARELEFEEAAKLRDQIDRITKSGLGLQSG
- a CDS encoding PQQ-dependent methanol/ethanol family dehydrogenase, yielding MGSRQHDATVRGGISLLAASIIACTAQAAAPVTDSAIVNDAATTGDVVSYGMGTKGQRFSPLTQINSNNVDGMVPAWAFSFGGEKQRGQESQPLVHDGKIFVTGSYSRLYAIDARTGEELWQYEHRLPDGILPCCDVVNRGAALYDDLVIFGTLDAQIVALNQDTGKVVWKERIDDYKAGYSQTAAPLIVKGMVITGVSGGEFGIVGRVEARDAKTGKMVWTRPTVEGHMGYMNGEENGISGGAANKTWPGDLWKTGGAATWAGGTYDPDVDLIFYGTGNPAPWNAHLRPGDNLFSTSTVAIDPDDGKIKWHYQFTPNDGWDYDGVNETVAFDYKKRRKTIKAAGHADRNGFFYVLNRKNGKLLNAFPFVDRIDWAEGIDLKTGRPIETGRRPGDPADSVDGKKGEDVFVAPSFLGGKNWMPMAYSPDTGYFYVPANEWGMDLWNEPVAYKRGAAYLGAGFTIKPVFDDYIGALRAFDPKTGEKVWEVKNQAPLWGGVMATAGNLVFTGTPEGYLKAFDAKTGEELWKFQTGSGVVGSPITWEMDGDQYVAVASGWGGAVPLWGGDVAKTVKYLNQGGSLWVFKLPSSVRAASTN
- the pedF gene encoding cytochrome c-550 PedF; the encoded protein is MSIKNRKAAALAAGALTGALASVVAFGHGDVTPQPIDTTHLPQLGEEWLELNPFEGNADAIELGSSAYNQNCARCHGLGAVSGGIAPDLRELPSDAEGDEWFIYRARNGAIRNGITYMPKFEGILSQEALWSIRAWLVTKAVES
- a CDS encoding transporter substrate-binding domain-containing protein: MRLSVALQTLAFAGVCAFWGTVGVAQEVPATQRPGELSVAVYADYPPFSSRSPEGRLVGIDVDIAHALAEALGLRLSLREQGADESVEDDLRNAVWKGHYLGGGTADVMLHVPIDPVFAARNDQVAFVAPYYREHVLMAFREDKVAEGEVTPGSMVSLTVGVEIDTLADTFLLSAMGGRLRENVRHYATMPLAVEALLAGEVDAVVGNSVEVQSFAGQAPGIALSRVALPGLRTTQWDLGAAVKAQAGDDLGARLNEAMVDLQQSGQLDLIFRRHGADRVAAGISPR
- a CDS encoding quinoprotein dehydrogenase-associated SoxYZ-like carrier; the protein is MNTSRLYRLPLAGLLLSAGALALADATHQSTPVDPLGSPMWNTMHDRVLDGLPYVFDERVEVLAPPAAENPANVPVMVRVDGLPNVQRMVVFTDLNPIQKVLEYIPERLSASIGLRLKLEQASPVRAAVLTDEGIWHVGGMWVDAAGGGCTAPSNGRAQGNWAETLGQISYRTWADEDRLRRLRVRVMHPMDTGLAPGIPAFYIERLELHDEEGELLGRLLTYEPISENPFFTLDFGQGQEAVKAVRLSGRDINGNRFEQRIE